Proteins from a genomic interval of Lolium perenne isolate Kyuss_39 chromosome 1, Kyuss_2.0, whole genome shotgun sequence:
- the LOC127322921 gene encoding large ribosomal subunit protein P2B — protein sequence MKLIAAYLLAHLGGKPSPTAADVKNILDSVGAEADENKLESLLAELKGKDITEVIACGREKFASVPSGGGAIAGGAPAAAAAGGGAAPAAEAKKEEKVEEKEESDDDMGFSLFD from the exons ATGAAGCTGATCGCTGCCTACCTGCTTGCCCATCTGGGCGGGAAACCTTCCCCAACTGCTGCTGATGTCAAGAACATCCTGGACTCAG TTGGTGCTGAAGCTGATGAAAACAAGCTCGAGTCCCTTCTTGCTGAACTCAAAGGCAAGGACATAACAGAAGTGATTGCATGTGGAAGGGAGAAGTTTGCTTCTGTGCCTTCAGGTGGTGGCGCCATTGCTGGGGGAGCTCCTGCTGCTGCGGCCGCTGGGGGAGGTGCGGCACCTGCTGCAGAGGCAAAGAAGGAGGAGAAGGTTGAAGAGAAGGAAGAATCTGATGAT GACATGGGTTTCAGCCTGTTTGACTAA